The following are encoded in a window of Megalopta genalis isolate 19385.01 chromosome 6, iyMegGena1_principal, whole genome shotgun sequence genomic DNA:
- the sv gene encoding paired box protein shaven isoform X4, with protein MSVIVDVIDVWSNDYYSNCGSRPRGIDSSQIFYSHGGVNQLGGVFVNGRPLPDVVRQRIVELAHSGVRPCDISRQLRVSHGCVSKILSRYYETGSFKAGVIGGSKPKVATPPVVEAIANYKRDNPTMFAWEIRDRLLAEGICSQDNVPSVSSINRIVRNKAAEKAKHAHQQQQAQQQQGQQQGQPGSGGSVSVIAHAPATAAGHPAATAPNAYSISGILGIPAHHQDPNGNSIKRKRTDDDDNRDLNDHPEDDLKRQRSTYNGDQLYSNLWSSKWSIKDEHKLLSELGGGGGGATGGTNGAGTGGGGGGGGGGGGGGGGGGGGGGGGGYYEHGGFPGNAIATSAELYDSLGTISTMTQAQTPHLYTPPIGGTIAGGTLTPLAPLTMQELKLSQTLDGANMSPYHTSAESSTVAVSYVGVGAGGGEQSPPISLQNETNATPAAPNTPGGDPGLTVLQPPVSQPQVASAIPPYSTMLPSFGHYATGGGDYAYSAAYSQYSSAPYSGYGYGAATSGLLNSTYYYCNGDTLASSHNNPQQGGGCNNGGPDNSTDVASRSPLAATRASSGASAASPTGSACTKPDHTSTPTDLYLA; from the exons GCCACGGTGGAGTTAACCAGCTCGGCGGCGTCTTCGTGAACGGAAGGCCCCTACCGGATGTAGTCAGGCAAAGGATCGTCGAGCTAGCGCACAGTGGCGTCCGACCGTGCGACATTTCCAGACAACTCAGGGTATCTCACGGCTGTGTATCCAAGATACTGTCGAG GTATTATGAAACCGGCAGCTTCAAGGCTGGCGTCATAGGTGGTTCCAAACCGAAAGTAGCAACACCACCGGTCGTTGAGGCGATCGCGAACTACAAGAGGGACAATCCGACAATGTTTGCTTGGGAGATTCGGGACAGGCTGCTCGCCGAAGGCATTTGTTCACAAGACAACGTGCCATCCGTTTCCTCCATTAATCG AATCGTGAGGAACAAAGCGGCGGAGAAGGCGAAACACGCGCATCAGCAACAGCAGGCGCAGCAGCAGCAAGGTCAGCAACAAGGTCAGCCAGGATCAGGTGGTTCCGTGTCGGTGATAGCCCATGCACCTGCAACGGCAGCGGGTCATCCGGCTGCGACCGCTCCCAACGCTTACAGCATCAGCGGCATCCTGGGAATCCCGGCTCACCATCAGGATCCGAATGGCAACAGCATCAAGAGAAAACGTACCGACGACG ACGACAACCGAGACCTGAACGATCACCCCGAGGACGACTTGAAAAGACAAAGGAGCACCTACAATGGCGACCAGCTTTACTCAAAC CTGTGGTCGAGTAAATGGAGCATCAAGGACGAACACAAACTCTTGAGCGAGCTcggcggcggaggcggcggTGCAACCGGCGGTACGAACGGCGCTGGAACCGGTGGAGGTGGCGGCGGCGGAGGTGGAGGCGGTGGCGGCGGAGGTGGTGGCGGAGGTGGCGGCGGTGGTGGAGGTTACTACGAACACGGAGGATTCCCCGGGAACGCGATTGCCACCTCCGCCGAGCTCTACGACTCCCTGGGCACCATCAGCACGATGACGCAGGCGCAAACGCCCCATCTCTACACCCCGCCCATAGGGGGCACCATAG CAGGTGGTACTTTGACGCCGCTCGCTCCACTGACGATGCAAGAACTAAAATTGAGCCAAACATTGGACGGGGCTAACATGTCTCCTTACCACACCAGCG CTGAGAGCAGTACCGTCGCAGTGTCGTATGTGGGGGTGGGGGCCGGTGGGGGCGAGCAAAGTCCCCCGATTTCGTTGCAGAACGAGACAAACGCCACCCCCGCGGCCCCAAACACCCCCGGAGGCGATCCCGGACTGACGGTCTTGCAGCCGCCAGTTTCGCAGCCCCAGGTAGCATCTGCGATACCGCCGTACTCCACGATGCTTCCCAGTTTCGGACATTACGCCACCG GTGGTGGTGACTACGCGTACAGCGCAGCATACTCTCAATACTCGAGCGCGCCATACAGTGGCTACGGTTATGGAGCAGCGACAAGCGGGTTGCTCA ACTCCACGTACTATTACTGTAACGGGGACACGCTGGCGTCTTCCCACAACAATCCGCAGCAGGGCGGCGGATGTAACAACGGTGGGCCTGACAACAGCACGGACGTGGCTAGTCGCTCGCCTTTGGCAGCAACCAGGGCGAGCAGCGGCGCGAGCGCAGCTTCGCCGACCGGAAGTGCATGCACCAAACCGGATCACACTTCCACGCCGACGGATCTCTATCTGGCCTGA